The region GAGCAGCAGCTTCCTCTGCAGGAGCGTCCTCAGCTTCGGCCTCGGGAGCAGCAGCTTCCTCTGCAGGAGCGTCCTCAGCTTCGGCCTCGGGAGCAGCAGCTTCCTCTGCAGGAGCTTCCTCAGCTTCGGCCTCTGGAGCAGCAGCTTCCTCTGCAGGAGCTTCCTCAGCTTCGGCGTCTGCAGCAGCCTCTGCAGCCGCAGTCTCTGCAGCAGCTTCAGCAGCAGCAGCTTCAGCAGCCGCAGCTTCGGCAGCAGCAGCCTCGGCAGCAGCTTCAGCAGCGGCAGCAGCACCGGCCTTTACCTCGGCAGCTTGGCGGGCAGCGAGTTGTTCGGCACGTTTGGCCTCACGCTCTTCTTTCCCGACCTCGCCCAGAGCGACCGTGGCGTCTCCGCCAGCACGCGCCTTGGAGATCAGCGACTTCACCGTCGTGGAAGGCTGTGCACCCTCTCCGATCCAGTGATCGACGCGCCCCAGATCTATGACCAGACGAGCGGGGTGTGAAAGCGGCTTGTAGTAGCCGAGCGTCTCGACAAATCGGCCATCACGCGGGGAAGCGCTATCGGCGACGACAACCCGGTAGTGGGCCTTCTTTTTCCGGCCCATACGCCGGAGACGAATCTTTACGGACATGTTCTCAATGGTCTGACGGTACGTCCGCCCGCCGCAAAGACGCGAGGGGCGAGTCCAGACAGCTGTTTACCATGCGCTGGACAGAGGGATACGATAAAAGAGTCGGTAGTGACTGTACAGCGATGAGGGTCGATCCAAGTGAAGGGTCCATTCGCCACGGCTACCGCTGCCCAAGCCACGTTCGTAGCTTCGGCCCGATCACCCCCCCCCGAGTCGGGAGCCGAACGTAGCCGCCGAGCCAGAAACACAGTTCCCTGTCGTCGTTGTCGGTGCCGGAGCGGCAGGCCTAATGGCCGCCCTATTCGCGGCGCGGGCCGGCGCCCCTGTCGTGCTGATTGAGGGGAGCAAGGACGGCGGCAGGAAGATCCTGATCAGCGGCGGTGGCAGGTGCAACATCCTGCCCTCCGTAGTTCATCCTGAGCGGTACACCACCGAATCGTCACCGAATACTCTGAAGAAATTGCTACGCGCCTGGCCGCTCTCTGAGCAACGAAGCTTCTTCGAGGCGGAGCTTGAGATGCCGCTCGAACTCGAGGAGGAGTCGGGAAAGTTGTTTCCCGCCAGCCATCAAGCGCGGGACGTCCGCGACGGGTTGGTCCGGCGCGTACGGGAGGCCGGCGTGCAGATCTGGTTCGACACCCGTGTGACCCAAGTCCAACCCCATGGAGGCGCTTGGCTAGTGGAAATGGGCGACGCCCCACCGCTAAACGCCCAGGCGGTGATTCTGGCGACCGGGGGCCTTTCGGTGCCAGCCACTGGCAGCGACGGGTTCGGACTCGGACTCGCGCGCCGGCTGGGCCATGTGGTTCACTCAACGTACCCGGCCCTGACGCCCCTTACCGCCACACCCCATCCCCACGTGGACCTCTCCGGCATTTCGCTGACCGCGACGCTCTCGGCCCCAGGAACAAAGCCGGCCTTCTCAACTCGAGGTGGCTTCCTCTTCACGCATCGGGGTTGGAGCGGCCCCACCGTACTCGACGCGTCCCACCTGGCCATCCGAGGGCGAACCGACGGCGAACGCCAAGAGATCACGGTCCAGTGGACCGCAGATGATGCGGAGACCTGGAATGCCCGGCTCTTGGGAGGCCACTCCGCCGTGAGGTCGCTGGTCGCCGACGCCATTCCGAAGCGACTCGCCGACGCATTGCTGGTTGAGTGCGGCGTGCCGCTGGACGCCCGGACGTCCCAGCTAAAGCGCGATGAACGCCAGCGGCTCGTCGCAGCACTCTCGAGGTATCCACTCCCCTGGACGGGCGACGAGGGATACAAGAAAGCGGAGGTCACCGGTGGTGGCGTGGCACTGTCCGAAGTGGACCCTCGAACGCTCGAGAGTCGTCGCGCCCCAGGCCTCTACCTTTGTGGGGAGATCCTAGACGCTTTCGGACCTATTGGTGGCCACAATTTCTTGTGGGCCTGGTCGACTGGGCGAGCAGCGGGGAACGCGGCCGCCGAACACAGTCAGGCTAGCTGACCGCTGGCTAACGCGGCCGTCCCGCCCGGAAGGCAGCCGGTAGCGGCTTCGCGACAATCTGCGTGAGAATTGCCAACGCATCGAG is a window of Longimicrobiales bacterium DNA encoding:
- the rpsP gene encoding 30S ribosomal protein S16, with product MSVKIRLRRMGRKKKAHYRVVVADSASPRDGRFVETLGYYKPLSHPARLVIDLGRVDHWIGEGAQPSTTVKSLISKARAGGDATVALGEVGKEEREAKRAEQLAARQAAEVKAGAAAAAEAAAEAAAAEAAAAEAAAAEAAAETAAAEAAADAEAEEAPAEEAAAPEAEAEEAPAEEAAAPEAEAEDAPAEEAAAPEAEAEDAPAEEAAA